From a single Verrucomicrobiota bacterium genomic region:
- a CDS encoding DNA topoisomerase IV subunit A, with protein MSERKKTEVIAESGAAPAKPRNGKPANVELPLHRRVDTSFLQYASYVIRDRAIPNLADGLKPVQRRILWSLHEKDDGRFIKVATISGHCAQYHPHGEAAISDALVVLVNKRCLIEGQGNFGNIYTGDPPAAPRYIECRLTELARTEIFNDDLTELVASYDGRNKEPVVLPAKLPLLLMLGTEGIAVGMSCKILPHNFAELLEAQIAILKKQPFKLLPDFPTGGLMDAREYRDGAGSIKVRAKIKTKDDSTVVIKEIPPTTTTDSLMASIEDAARKGKIKVKSVNDFTSEEVEIEVKAPQGVSAEQLVDALYAFTDCEVTIASRIIVIRNNRPVEMTVSDVLKENTSQLVEILKRELELKETKLQDELHFRTLERIFIEERIYKKIEQCKTNEAVFSAVHDGFKPFRRQLLRELTDADVDRLLAVRIRRISLFDINKHREEMEKLKADLAETRKNLKGLTRFVIGHLEALIEKYGPQYPRLTKSSRYDEVDAKEVAFKAFKVAYDREAGYVGYKVSGDEFKVDCTKFDKVVLVFKDGHYKVTELPEKLFVGPDLVYCGLPERERIFTLAYTNREATYLKRFTFGGTILNKIYHCIPPKSKILFFEPDTPPELFIKYKPAPYQKIHQQTCNPSEVEVKGVKTRGRQISIKDVSSINSKPPRGWDPEGPTTRVAFA; from the coding sequence ATGAGTGAACGCAAGAAAACCGAAGTCATCGCCGAATCCGGCGCCGCGCCCGCCAAACCGCGCAACGGCAAGCCCGCAAACGTCGAACTCCCGCTGCACCGGCGCGTGGATACCAGCTTTCTCCAGTACGCTTCCTACGTTATCCGCGACCGCGCCATTCCGAATCTCGCCGACGGCCTGAAGCCCGTGCAACGGCGCATCCTGTGGTCGCTGCACGAGAAAGACGACGGGCGTTTCATCAAAGTGGCCACGATCTCCGGCCATTGCGCCCAGTACCATCCGCACGGCGAAGCCGCGATCTCCGATGCTCTCGTCGTGCTCGTGAACAAGCGCTGCCTCATCGAAGGCCAGGGCAACTTCGGCAACATTTACACCGGCGACCCGCCCGCCGCGCCGCGGTACATCGAATGCCGGCTGACGGAACTGGCGCGCACGGAAATTTTCAACGACGACCTCACTGAGCTCGTGGCCAGCTACGATGGCCGGAACAAGGAACCGGTGGTGCTGCCTGCAAAGCTGCCGCTGCTCCTGATGCTCGGCACCGAAGGCATTGCCGTCGGGATGTCGTGCAAGATTCTGCCGCACAATTTCGCGGAGTTGCTGGAGGCGCAGATCGCGATTCTCAAAAAGCAGCCGTTCAAATTGCTGCCGGACTTTCCAACAGGCGGTTTGATGGACGCGCGGGAGTATCGCGACGGCGCCGGCAGCATCAAGGTCCGCGCCAAGATCAAAACCAAGGACGATTCCACGGTTGTCATCAAAGAGATTCCTCCGACGACCACGACCGATTCCTTGATGGCGTCGATCGAAGACGCGGCGCGCAAGGGGAAGATCAAGGTCAAAAGCGTCAACGATTTCACTTCGGAAGAAGTCGAAATCGAGGTGAAAGCCCCGCAAGGCGTCAGCGCGGAACAACTCGTCGATGCGCTTTACGCCTTCACGGACTGCGAAGTCACCATTGCCAGCCGCATCATCGTGATCCGCAACAATCGGCCCGTCGAGATGACCGTGTCCGACGTGCTGAAGGAAAACACGAGCCAGCTCGTGGAAATCCTCAAACGCGAGTTGGAGCTGAAGGAGACGAAGCTGCAAGACGAGCTGCACTTCCGCACGCTGGAGCGCATTTTCATCGAGGAACGCATTTACAAGAAAATCGAGCAGTGCAAGACGAACGAGGCCGTCTTCAGCGCGGTGCACGACGGATTCAAGCCTTTCCGCCGCCAGTTGCTTCGCGAGTTGACGGACGCGGACGTGGACCGGCTGCTCGCCGTGCGCATTCGCCGGATTTCGCTTTTCGACATCAACAAGCACCGCGAGGAGATGGAGAAGCTCAAGGCGGACCTGGCGGAGACACGGAAGAATCTGAAGGGCCTCACCCGGTTCGTCATCGGCCATCTGGAGGCGTTGATCGAGAAGTACGGGCCGCAATACCCGCGCCTGACGAAATCGAGCCGCTACGACGAAGTGGACGCGAAGGAAGTCGCGTTCAAGGCGTTCAAGGTCGCGTACGACCGCGAGGCTGGCTATGTCGGCTACAAAGTGTCCGGAGACGAATTCAAAGTCGATTGCACGAAGTTCGACAAAGTCGTGCTGGTTTTCAAAGACGGACACTACAAGGTCACGGAGCTGCCGGAAAAATTGTTCGTCGGGCCGGACCTGGTCTATTGCGGATTGCCGGAGCGCGAGCGGATTTTCACGCTGGCTTACACGAATCGCGAGGCGACGTATCTCAAGCGGTTCACGTTCGGCGGAACGATCTTGAACAAGATTTACCATTGCATTCCGCCGAAGTCGAAAATCCTGTTCTTCGAGCCGGACACGCCCCCGGAATTGTTCATCAAATACAAACCCGCGCCGTATCAAAAGATCCATCAACAGACGTGCAATCCCTCCGAGGTGGAAGTGAAAGGCGTGAAGACACGCGGGCGGCAAATCTCGATCAAGGATGTTTCCTCGATCAACAGCAAACCGCCGCGCGGCTGGGATCCCGAAGGGCCAACGACTCGGGTAGCGTTTGCGTGA
- a CDS encoding YjbQ family protein codes for MRQVVHELKVRTPGRGFREVTEDVEALVQQSGVRSGLVTLHLCHTSASLLIQENADPEVRSDFERFFARLVPDGDDLFRHTAEGDDDMPAHVRTALTAVNLSIPVASGRMTLGTWQGIYVWEHRTHPHTRRLVVHVLGE; via the coding sequence ATGCGGCAAGTCGTCCATGAACTGAAAGTGCGGACGCCCGGGCGCGGCTTTCGTGAAGTCACGGAAGACGTGGAAGCGTTGGTCCAACAGTCCGGCGTTCGCTCGGGCCTGGTGACGCTCCATTTGTGCCACACTTCAGCGTCCCTTTTGATCCAGGAGAATGCCGACCCGGAGGTGCGGAGCGATTTCGAGAGATTCTTTGCGCGCCTTGTGCCAGACGGCGACGATCTTTTCCGCCATACTGCGGAGGGCGACGATGACATGCCCGCGCACGTCCGCACTGCGCTGACCGCCGTGAACCTCAGTATTCCTGTGGCGTCCGGCCGCATGACGCTGGGAACCTGGCAAGGCATTTATGTGTGGGAACATCGCACGCACCCGCACACGCGCCGGCTGGTCGTGCACGTGCTGGGGGAATAA
- a CDS encoding VCBS repeat-containing protein produces the protein MCGNIARTRTRAGWSCTCWGNKLAKEKWDCHAAGQRSDFPMVKLLQTAMLVSDALRETQRSDLRTPPFPSPRPFPQGRGSSFASPSDLATRSDSSLRGIEFSLSLRERAGVRGNGAASAAEPAISLGGLARLALLAQALLVLAFTTRMLAAADSATNRFGFAGKEIFPVEYGISHLNAADLDGDGLKDLLVVNNLRSKITLLYNQTGKTNLAARAKPEVKRELNQLPPDARFRIESIASEKRITAFTAADLNGDGRPDIAYYGEPKELVVLYNSGTNGWSAPKRWPIEDGLLNQNALTHGDLNGDRRTDLLLLAENHVYLLAQTADHSLAEPEKIPYSGAVLSAQVLDIQGDGREDLLLVNWDSPNPFRFRLQNSNKQLGPEIHFTLPPIRSYWADDLDRDGKTEVITIAQKSGRAQISHFTQKPADALTGDWRQGQFHVLPLAKTTKAKRGVAWADINSDQLPDLLVAEPESGQLTVYLQQTDGSLAAARLFPTLTGVSELAVADWDRDGQSEIFVLSADERQVGLTRFDQNGRIAFPRLLPHQGRPLAMDIGPLKPDEKPSLAVITDLDGKRELQILSADGKLRRQPLNASFKSNPKSVLIHDINQDGLADVVVLIPYEKIKVLLQAAEKDFEEKDITPPGGSAELPWVTTSDVDGDGKPELLLAQKNFLRAVVLENPRADSDKPKGAEWSFTVKEQINGAGSNSRVVGAAAMRNGANAIASIFLLDAEGKALTLSERDQAGVWKVARNLPLPVSDFQSLQAVALGDSRPNSIACLGANLAAWMTFHGDVWEFTELDGYESPIKDAFLHDVVSGDLNNDGRKDLVFLEVGKSYIDVVTYEPPHRLVPANRWQVFEERTFRSRRADSAEPREALIADFNNDGKNDLIVVVHDRIILYPQE, from the coding sequence ATGTGTGGGAACATCGCACGCACCCGCACACGCGCCGGCTGGTCGTGCACGTGCTGGGGGAATAAACTAGCCAAAGAAAAATGGGACTGCCACGCTGCCGGGCAACGAAGTGATTTTCCTATGGTGAAGTTGCTACAAACCGCAATGCTTGTGTCGGATGCCTTGAGGGAAACTCAACGCTCCGACCTGCGAACGCCTCCTTTCCCCTCACCCCGGCCCTTTCCCCAGGGGAGAGGGAGTTCGTTCGCCTCCCCCTCCGATCTGGCAACACGCTCCGACTCCTCTCTGCGTGGAATTGAATTCTCCCTCTCCCTGAGGGAGAGAGCCGGGGTGAGGGGGAACGGCGCGGCGTCTGCTGCGGAGCCCGCAATTTCGTTGGGAGGCTTGGCGCGGCTTGCGCTGCTCGCTCAGGCCCTCTTGGTGCTTGCTTTCACGACCAGGATGTTGGCCGCGGCGGACTCCGCAACCAACCGCTTCGGCTTCGCGGGCAAAGAAATCTTCCCGGTGGAATACGGCATCAGCCATCTGAACGCCGCGGACCTGGACGGAGACGGGTTGAAAGACTTGCTCGTTGTGAACAACCTGCGGTCGAAGATTACGTTGCTCTACAATCAGACGGGCAAGACCAACCTCGCTGCCAGAGCGAAACCCGAAGTCAAACGCGAGTTGAATCAGTTGCCGCCCGATGCCCGGTTCCGCATCGAATCCATCGCGTCCGAAAAGCGCATCACCGCTTTCACCGCCGCGGATCTCAATGGAGATGGCCGGCCGGACATCGCCTATTACGGCGAACCCAAGGAGTTGGTCGTGCTTTACAACAGCGGGACCAACGGCTGGAGCGCGCCGAAACGCTGGCCGATCGAGGACGGTTTGCTGAACCAGAATGCGCTCACGCACGGCGACTTGAACGGCGATCGCCGGACGGATCTGCTTTTGCTCGCGGAGAATCATGTCTATTTGCTGGCGCAAACCGCGGACCACTCGCTGGCCGAGCCGGAGAAGATTCCCTACTCCGGCGCCGTCCTGTCGGCGCAAGTGCTGGATATCCAGGGGGACGGCCGCGAGGATTTGTTGCTGGTCAATTGGGACAGCCCGAATCCTTTTCGCTTCCGGCTGCAGAATTCCAACAAACAACTGGGGCCGGAAATTCACTTCACCTTGCCTCCGATTCGCTCCTACTGGGCCGACGATCTGGATCGCGATGGCAAGACGGAAGTGATCACCATCGCCCAGAAATCCGGCCGCGCGCAAATCTCGCACTTCACGCAAAAGCCAGCCGACGCCTTGACCGGCGATTGGCGCCAGGGCCAGTTCCACGTGTTGCCTTTGGCCAAAACGACGAAGGCAAAACGCGGCGTCGCGTGGGCGGACATCAACAGCGATCAGTTGCCCGATCTATTGGTCGCGGAGCCGGAAAGCGGGCAGCTCACGGTGTATTTGCAGCAAACGGATGGTTCGCTTGCCGCGGCCCGACTTTTTCCCACCCTTACCGGGGTCAGCGAACTGGCCGTGGCGGATTGGGACCGCGACGGCCAGTCGGAGATCTTTGTCCTGAGCGCGGATGAACGGCAAGTGGGCCTCACGCGTTTCGATCAGAACGGACGAATCGCTTTCCCGAGGCTATTGCCGCATCAAGGCCGGCCGCTGGCCATGGACATCGGGCCGCTCAAGCCGGACGAAAAACCGTCGCTTGCCGTGATCACGGACCTCGACGGCAAGCGCGAACTGCAAATCTTGAGCGCCGACGGAAAACTCCGCCGCCAACCGCTCAACGCCAGTTTCAAATCGAATCCAAAATCCGTCTTGATCCACGATATCAATCAGGACGGCCTGGCCGATGTCGTGGTGTTGATTCCGTACGAGAAAATCAAAGTGCTTCTCCAGGCCGCGGAGAAAGATTTCGAGGAAAAGGATATTACCCCGCCCGGCGGCAGCGCCGAACTTCCCTGGGTGACCACGAGTGACGTGGACGGCGACGGCAAACCGGAATTGCTCCTGGCGCAAAAGAACTTTTTGCGCGCCGTCGTTCTGGAGAATCCGCGCGCCGATTCCGACAAACCAAAAGGCGCCGAATGGTCGTTCACAGTGAAGGAGCAAATCAATGGCGCGGGCAGCAATTCCCGCGTTGTCGGCGCCGCCGCGATGCGCAACGGCGCCAACGCCATCGCTTCAATCTTCCTCCTGGACGCGGAAGGGAAGGCGCTGACCTTGAGCGAACGCGACCAGGCCGGCGTATGGAAGGTCGCGAGAAATCTGCCCTTGCCAGTCAGTGATTTTCAAAGCTTGCAAGCCGTCGCGCTCGGCGATTCCAGGCCGAACAGCATCGCCTGCCTCGGCGCAAATCTGGCCGCGTGGATGACCTTTCACGGGGACGTGTGGGAATTCACGGAACTCGACGGCTACGAATCGCCCATCAAGGACGCTTTCCTGCACGATGTCGTGTCCGGCGATTTGAACAATGACGGGCGCAAGGATCTCGTGTTTCTGGAAGTGGGCAAAAGCTACATCGACGTGGTGACGTACGAGCCGCCGCATCGGCTCGTGCCGGCCAATCGGTGGCAGGTGTTCGAGGAACGGACGTTCCGCAGCCGCCGCGCCGACTCCGCCGAACCGCGCGAAGCGCTCATCGCGGACTTCAACAACGACGGCAAGAACGACCTGATCGTCGTCGTCCACGACCGGATCATTCTGTATCCGCAGGAGTGA